A window of Littorina saxatilis isolate snail1 linkage group LG7, US_GU_Lsax_2.0, whole genome shotgun sequence contains these coding sequences:
- the LOC138970176 gene encoding uncharacterized protein, with translation MKKLAGTKWGASSNILRQVYTGHVRPVMEYGAAAWATAVKSNTSRLNKVQNASMRIITGGLKTTPIHALEATTRLPSLDHRQEEKVIVQYEKLQRLPSHPAHQHTQQLTKNRLKRSSFNHLAKQLERTQTSFLPHIPEEQEPLQDAEEWNSQLSKVLFVTDMPGVTSKREQQDAVLKNLTLEMMHQDYNASVWTHIYTDGSSDGAIKNGGSGILVRYPDGHTLSRSLPAGELSSNYRAELTALREAVSLVSEHPPSHAVFLTDCRSAVQSLQSPKEQLERDTQRLLCTLSQSTNVAVQWIPAHCGLSVNEEVDRLAKTVSHLEQTRPTVSYSKAKTLVKRHYQTTWNAQHSLPSDDQMPNLQRHQQTILFRLRTGHCRLRAHMHRLETVTVKAMLQC, from the exons ATGAAGAAACTGGCTGGCACAAAGTGGGGAGCCAGCAGCAACATCCTCAGACAGGTGTATACGGGacacgtccgccctgtgatggaGTATGGAGCAGCAGCCTGGGCCACAGCTGTGAAGAGCAACACCAGCCGGCTCAACAAAGTGCAGAACGCAAGCATGCGCATCATCACAGGGGGACTGAAAACTACGCCCATACACGCCCTTGAAGCCACCACCAGACTCCCTTCCCTGGACCACCGACAAGAAGAGAAGGTCATCGTGCAGTACGAGAAGCTGCAACGACTCCCCTCTCACCCAGCACACCAGCACACCCAACAGCTGACGAAGAACAGGCTGAAAAGAAGCAGTTTCAACCATCTGGCCAAGCAGCTAGAGAGAACCCAAACCAGCTTCCTACCACACATCCCTGAAGAACAAGAGCCCCTCCAAGACGCTGAAGAGTGGAACAGCCAGCTCAGCAAGGTGCTCTTTGTTACTGACATGCCAGGAGTGACCAGCAAGAGAGAGCAGCAGGACGCAGTCCTCAAGAACCTCACGCTGGAGATGATGCACCAGGACTACAACGCCTCAGTATGGACTCATATCTACACTGACGGGTCCTCAGATGGTGCCATCAAAAACGGAGGAAGCGGGATCCTGGTACGCTACCCAGACGGACACACCCTTTCAAGATCCTTGCCTGCCGGAGAGCTGTCATCCAACTACCGGGCAGAACTCACCGCTCTCAGAGAAGCAGTTAGCCTGGTCAGCGAACACCCACCCTCTCACGCCGTCTTCCTGACCGACTGCAGATCCGCCGTCCAAAGCCTGCAGTCGCCCAAAGAGCAGCTGGAACGAGACACCCAGCGTCTCCTTTGTACTCTCTCCCAGAGCACAAACGTCGCTGTCCAGTGGATCCCTGCTCACTGTGGCCTCTCAGTGAACGAGGAAGTGGACAGACTGGCCAAGACTGTCAGCCatctggagcagacaagaccaacAGTCTCTTACAGTAAAGCCAAAACCCTGGTGAAAAGACACTACCAAACCACCTGGAATGCCCAACACAGCCTGCCATCTGATGATCAGATGCCCAACCTACAGCGCCATCAGCAGACCATCCTCTTCCGCCtacggactggacactgtcgactgcgtgcccacatgcaccgccttg AAACAGTTACTGTGAAAGCAATGCTGCAATGTTGA